One genomic region from Yamadazyma tenuis chromosome 4, complete sequence encodes:
- the mge1 gene encoding GrpE, mitochondrial (EggNog:ENOG503NZQR; BUSCO:EOG09264IDN; COG:O), which produces MQRIQKLVPLASRATATRAAVLTTSSTVSTALSYRPYYSPVFAARFNSTKAKNEPQEEKQPEAAAEVEAEVKAEVHEDPIVAELQSKLTTKDKQLADMKNHYARAVADFRNLQESTKKEVQKAKDFALQKFAKDLIVSLDNFSLALNAVKEDTLKTNDEVKNLYDGVQMTRTVFEKTLTNHGIEKIDPMGEPFDPNTHEAAFEIPQPDKEPGTVFHVQQPGYTLNSRVLRPAKVGIVKGE; this is translated from the coding sequence ATGCAGAGAATCCAAAAACTAGTGCCTCTCGCCTCGAGGGCCACCGCCACCAGAGCCGCTGTCTTGACTACCAGCAGCACTGTATCCACCGCCTTAAGCTACAGGCCTTACTACTCCCCAGTCTTCGCCGCCCgtttcaactccaccaaagccaaaaatgaaccacaagaagaaaagcaACCAGAAGCCGCAGCCGAAGTCGAAGCCGAAGTGAAAGCCGAAGTTCATGAAGACCCAATTGTCGCTGAGTTGCagtccaagttgaccaCTAAGGACAAGCAGTTGGCTGACATGAAAAACCACTACGCCAGAGCCGTGGCCGACTTCAGAAACTTACAAGAGtccaccaagaaagaggTGCAAAAGGCCAAAGATTTCGCCTTACAGAAGTTcgccaaagacttgattGTGTCGTTGGACAACTTCAGCTTGGCCTTGAATGCAGTCAAGGAAGACACCTTAAAAACCAACGACGAAGTCAAAAACTTATACGATGGAGTCCAAATGACCCGGACGGTTTTTGAGAAGACTTTGACTAATCACGGTATAGAGAAAATCGATCCAATGGGTGAACCATTTGACCCCAACACCCATGAGGCTGCATTTGAGATTCCTCAGCCAGACAAGGAGCCAGGTACTGTTTTCCACGTCCAACAACCAGGTTACACCTTGAACTCCCGAGTCTTGAGACCTGCCAAGGTTGGAATTGTCAAGGGTGAGTAA
- the LYS12 gene encoding homoisocitrate dehydrogenase (COG:E; EggNog:ENOG503NWJP) yields MFSKTIRAFSTSSTSLKNIKIGLIPGDGIGREVIPAGRAVLENLPSKLGLKFDFVDLDAGFELFQKTGTALPDETVKVLKEECDGALFGAVSSPSVKVEGYSSPIVALRKKLGLYANVRPVKSVEGIGRPVDMVIVRENTEDLYIKEERTYKAADGTRVAEAIKRITETATTRIAKMAYDIALKRQAIREASSATGLHTSPSVTVTHKSNVLSQSDGLFREICRSVYDANLGLYDSIAYREQIVDSMVYRMFREPEIFDVVVAPNLYGDILSDGAAALVGSLGVVPSANVGENFAIGEPCHGSAPDIEGKGISNPIATIRSTALMLEFMGHTDAAATIYEAVDANLAEDSIKTPDLGGNSTTQQVVDDIIRRF; encoded by the coding sequence ATGTTCTCCAAAACCATTCGTGCCTTTTCTACTAGCTCCACCTCGTTGAAAAACATCAAGATCGGGTTGATTCCTGGTGACGGGATCGGAAGAGAAGTCATCCCCGCCGGAAGAGCggtgttggaaaacttACCTTCTAAGCTTGGCTTGAAGTTCGATTTTGTCGATTTGGATGCTGGATTTGAATTATTCCAGAAAACCGGAACCGCTTTGCCCGATGAAACCGTCaaagtgttgaaagaagaatgtGATGGTGCTCTTTTTGGAGCCGTCTCTTCTCCCTCTGTCAAGGTGGAAGGTTACTCTTCCCCTATTGTTGCGTTgagaaagaagttgggTCTTTACGCTAACGTTCGTCCTGTCAAGAGCGTTGAAGGGATTGGCAGACCAGTCGATATGGTAATCGTCAGAGAAAATACTGAAGACTTGTACATTAAGGAAGAACGTACATACAAGGCTGCTGACGGTACCAGAGTTGCTGAGGCCATCAAGAGAATCACCGAGACAGCCACCACCCGGATCGCGAAAATGGCCTACGACATCGCTTTGAAGAGACAGGCCATCAGAGAAGCGTCTTCGGCCACCGGATTGCACACATCTCCTTCTGTGACTGTCACCCATAAAAGTAACGTTTTGTCGCAATCAGATGGTCTTTTCAGAGAAATCTGTAGACTGGTGTATGATGCCAACCTCGGCTTGTATGACTCCATTGCCTACAGGGAACAGATTGTGGATTCTATGGTGTACAGAATGTTCAGAGAACCCGAAATCTTCGATGTGGTGGTTGCTCCAAATTTATACGGAGACATCTTGAGTGATGGTGCCGCTGCTTTGGTGGGATCTTTAGGTGTGGTTCCTTCTGCCAACGTTGGTGAAAACTTCGCCATAGGTGAGCCATGTCACGGATCGGCTCCAGACATCGAAGGAAAGGGTATTTCCAATCCAATTGCTACCATCAGATCTACTGCCTTAATGTTGGAATTCATGGGACATACCGATGCGGCTGCGACTATCTACGAAGCGGTTGATGCCAACTTGGCCGAGGACTCTATTAAGACTCCAGACTTGGGAGGAAACTCCACTACCCAACAGGTTGTCGACGATATTATTAGACGTTTCTAG
- a CDS encoding uncharacterized protein (COG:T; EggNog:ENOG503NUA6): MAKFSKFFSSEKDSEIVETNQFSDDFESGSQAVPILTTEKSRDFDPITSNLEKEFIADEYAGVHVEDDSPYAEVRAAVPSTDDTSMPQNTIRMWTLGFILSTIGSAINLLFSMHSPSISITTFVTSILAWPAGYLWGRFLPNVNIFGMPLNPGPFNLKEHTLIVIMANVSFGGGAAYATDILLAQNQFYSQDFGWGFDLLAIWSTQCIGFAMGGLARRVLVHPASMIWPSNLVSATFLTNMHINANYPANGWKISRLAFFGTVFACSFFWYFIPGYIFPALSYFAFPTWIKPDNVIVNQVFGTSTGLGLIPITFDWNQVSAYIGSPLIPPVGTILTIFSSIVVIFWIVVPAIHYSNVWYAQYLPISSSSSYDNTGVSYNVSRIIDTDTLTFLPDKYKEYSPLFLSTTFAISYGLSFAAMLATLVHTALFHGKDIINQLKQKEKPDVHMRLMKNYREVPDWWFGIVFLIFFGLSIATIRAWNTEMPVWALVVALLIALLFLLPVGIIFALTNIAVGLNVVTEFIIGYMIPGKPLAMMFFKTFGYITNNQAVTFAQDMKLAHYMKLAPRLVFSVQFFGVIWGSLVQISVLRWAYGSITDLCTPTQASSYTCPNGRVFFNASIIWGAIGPQRVFSHGSVYYGLLFFFIIGLVAPIISWLILKKWPNSPVRWLNWPVFFSGTGYIPPATPYNYSTYCMVGIFFGWYIKRKYTHWWAKYNYSLSAGLDIGLAWSLLMVFFTLSLTTTNFPNWWGTTVINTPDYEGTAVRHPLAAGETFGPSTW, translated from the coding sequence ATGGCGAAATTCTCCAAATTCTTTTCATCTGAGAAAGATTCTGAGATCGTTGAAACTAACCAATTCTCCGATGATTTCGAGTCTGGCTCCCAAGCGGTGCCCATTTTGACCACCGAAAAATCAAGAGATTTTGACCCTATTACCTCCAATTTGGAAAAAGAGTTCATTGCCGACGAGTATGCAGGTGTTCACGTAGAAGATGATTCTCCATACGCTGAAGTTAGAGCGGCTGTGCCCTCCACTGATGATACTCTGATGCCCCAAAATACCATCCGGATGTGGACTTTAGGGTTCATTTTGTCCACTATCGGATCTGCTATCAACTTGTTATTCTCGATGCATTCACCTTCCATTTCCATCACCACATTTGTTACCTCCATTTTGGCGTGGCCTGCTGGTTACCTCTGGGGCCGGTTTCTACCCAACGTTAATATCTTTGGAATGCCCTTAAACCCTGGACCTTTCAATCTTAAAGAACATACTTTGATTGTCATTATGGCAAATGTGTcttttggaggtggtgcTGCTTATGCCACCGACATTTTGCTTGCTCAAAACCAATTCTACAGTCAGGATTTTGGCTGGGGATTTGACCTTTTGGCCATTTGGTCCACCCAGTGTATTGGGTTTGCCATGGGAGGGTTGGCTAGAAGAGTGTTGGTACACCCGGCCTCGATGATCTGGCCCTCCAACTTGGTTTCGGCCACCTTTTTGACCAACATGCATATCAACGCAAACTATCCTGCTAACGGCTGGAAAATCAGTAGATTGGCGTTCTTTGGAACCGTGTTCGCCTGTTCGTTCTTCTGGTACTTCATCCCCGGTTACATTTTCCCAGCCTTGTCATACTTTGCTTTCCCTACGTGGATCAAGCCAGACAATGTGATTGTCAATCAGGTGTTTGGAACATCCACCGGTTTGGGATTAATTCCAATCACTTTTGACTGGAACCAGGTATCTGCTTACATCGGGTCTCCTTTGATTCCTCCAGTAGGAACAATTCTTACCATTTTCTCTTCGATCGTGGTGATCTTCTGGATTGTGGTCCCGGCCATTCACTACTCCAATGTCTGGTACGCCCAGTACTtgccaatttcttcatctagCTCTTACGACAACACTGGTGTTTCTTATAATGTGAGCAGAATTATTGATACCGACACCTTGACGTTCTTGCCCGACAAATACAAGGAATACTCGCCTTTGTTTTTGTCCACAACCTTTGCCATCTCGTACGGGTTGTCATTTGCAGCAATGCTTGCTACCTTGGTTCACACGGCTTTGTTTCACGGAAAggatatcatcaaccagCTTAAGCAGAAGGAAAAGCCCGATGTTCATATGAGATTAATGAAGAATTATCGGGAAGTCCCTGACTGGTGGTTCGGAATCGTGTTTCTTATCTTTTTTGGTCTTTCCATTGCCACCATCAGAGCCTGGAACACTGAAATGCCTGTCTGGGCCTTGGTAGTAGCTTTGCTTATTGCCCTTTTGTTTTTACTTCCAGTGGGTATCATCTTCGCCTTGACCAACATTGCCGTTGGTCTTAACGTCGTGACTGAGTTTATTATTGGTTACATGATCCCCGGTAAGCCATTGGCCATGATGTTCTTTAAGACCTTTGGTtacatcaccaacaaccaggCGGTTACTTTTGCTCAGGACATGAAGTTGGCCCATTACATGAAGTTGGCTCCAAGATTGGTGTTTTCCGTGCAATTTTTCGGTGTGATTTGGGGTTCTTTGGTACAGATTTCTGTGTTGAGATGGGCTTATGGGTCCATCACCGACTTGTGTACACCCACCCAGGCTAGTTCCTATACCTGTCCAAACGGTAGAGTGTTTTTCAATGCTTCTATAATCTGGGGTGCCATTGGTCCACAACGGGTATTTTCCCACGGAAGCGTCTACTATGGgcttttgttcttcttcattatTGGTCTCGTTGCCCCAATTATTTCCTGGTTGATCTTAAAGAAGTGGCCAAACTCACCCGTCAGATGGCTTAACTGGCCCGTGTTCTTCTCGGGTACTGGTTACATTCCTCCAGCAACTCCATACAACTATTCCACTTACTGTATGGTTGGTATCTTTTTTGGATGGTACATCAAGCGTAAGTACACTCACTGGTGGGCTAAGTACAACTATTCGTTGTCGGCCGGCTTGGACATTGGATTGGCTTGGTCGTTATTGATGGTTTTCTTCACCTTGAGTttgaccaccaccaacttcccCAACTGGTGGGGAACCACTGTCATTAATACTCCGGATTACGAAGGAACTGCTGTTAGACATCCTTTGGCTGCAGGAGAAACCTTTGGTCCTCTGACTTGGTAG